From one Micromonospora siamensis genomic stretch:
- a CDS encoding TIR domain-containing protein: protein MTGIFLNYRTQDAMYCADLIDARLRTEFGARNVFRDHRALRPGTAFPPELWHRLQDSRVLLVLIGPYWLTVTDDQGRRLLDNPRDYVRREIRRALRREIAVIPVLLGDTPLPDPQALPEDIRALTDRRSLRVCSQTVGDDLDGLVAEVATLLPDGPAGRRVPAVATGGLAPNAASPTP from the coding sequence GTGACGGGAATCTTCCTCAACTACCGGACGCAGGACGCGATGTACTGCGCCGACCTGATCGACGCGCGGCTGCGCACCGAGTTCGGGGCGCGCAACGTGTTCCGCGACCACCGGGCGCTGCGTCCGGGCACCGCGTTCCCGCCGGAGCTGTGGCACCGGCTCCAGGACAGCCGCGTCCTGCTGGTGCTGATCGGCCCGTACTGGCTCACCGTCACCGACGACCAGGGCCGCCGCCTGCTGGACAACCCCCGCGACTACGTGCGGCGGGAGATCCGTCGGGCGCTGCGGCGGGAGATCGCGGTGATCCCGGTGCTGCTGGGCGACACGCCGCTGCCCGACCCGCAGGCGCTGCCCGAGGACATCCGGGCCCTGACCGACCGGCGCAGCCTGCGGGTGTGCTCGCAGACCGTCGGCGACGACCTCGACGGCCTGGTCGCCGAGGTGGCCACCCTGCTGCCCGACGGCCCGGCCGGCCGGCGGGTGCCCGCGGTGGCCACCGGCGGTCTCGCTCCGAACGCCGCCAGCCCGACGCCCTGA
- a CDS encoding helix-turn-helix domain-containing protein: protein MDDFGTELRRRREAAGLSLTDLAQRVRYSKSHLSKVESGAKRPSDALARGCDVALAAGGALTRLVSGRPGRRVSSPPGVKAWAVAMDGVGPADAAAFDPSSVSAFALAGLTGAERVRSGDRTGEALAALPLLRSWFAELRRLGQTSRPAALGPMLVSTTAFLRDLAQDSRAPARQQAFRLAARVAEYTGWMAQERGNGAAALWWTDHAVELGVAGGNDELRAYALVRRAELCLYQDDALGAAQLAQEARAARCGRRTRGLAAQREAQAYALTGDEAGCRRALAEAADLLTDLPADDDEPQLGSTTAPDPMRFATAWCLHDLGHLDESAEILHAELERLPATAQRARARYASRLALSLAGLRQLDRAAEVVGPALDVVRSVDSATARYDLGQLNRVVRRWRDDATVRQLMPRLTAALRVTPASPTELAS from the coding sequence ATGGATGATTTCGGCACCGAGTTGCGTCGACGCCGGGAGGCCGCCGGCCTGTCGCTGACCGATCTGGCCCAGCGGGTGCGCTACAGCAAGTCGCACCTGAGCAAGGTCGAGTCGGGAGCGAAACGGCCCAGCGACGCCCTGGCCCGGGGCTGCGACGTCGCACTCGCGGCGGGCGGCGCGTTGACGCGGCTGGTTTCCGGTCGGCCCGGCCGGCGGGTGTCCTCCCCGCCGGGGGTGAAGGCGTGGGCGGTGGCGATGGACGGTGTGGGACCGGCGGACGCGGCGGCGTTCGACCCGTCGAGTGTGTCGGCCTTCGCGCTGGCGGGACTGACCGGTGCCGAGCGGGTCCGGTCCGGTGACCGGACCGGGGAGGCGCTGGCCGCGTTGCCGCTGCTGCGGTCGTGGTTCGCGGAGCTACGCCGGCTGGGCCAGACCAGCCGGCCGGCGGCGCTGGGTCCGATGCTCGTCTCCACCACCGCCTTCCTGCGGGACCTGGCGCAGGACTCCCGCGCACCGGCTCGCCAGCAGGCGTTCCGGCTGGCCGCCCGGGTCGCCGAGTACACCGGCTGGATGGCCCAGGAGCGGGGCAACGGCGCGGCCGCGCTGTGGTGGACCGACCACGCGGTCGAGCTGGGCGTGGCCGGGGGCAACGACGAGCTGCGGGCGTACGCCCTGGTCCGCCGCGCCGAACTGTGCCTGTACCAGGACGACGCGCTGGGCGCGGCGCAGCTCGCCCAGGAGGCCCGGGCGGCCCGCTGCGGCCGGCGTACCCGCGGTCTGGCCGCGCAGCGGGAGGCCCAGGCGTACGCCCTGACCGGTGACGAGGCGGGCTGCCGCCGGGCCCTGGCCGAGGCCGCCGACCTGCTCACCGACCTGCCCGCCGACGACGACGAGCCGCAGCTCGGCAGCACCACCGCACCGGACCCGATGCGGTTCGCCACCGCCTGGTGCCTGCACGACCTCGGCCACCTCGACGAGTCGGCGGAGATCCTGCACGCCGAGCTGGAGCGGCTCCCGGCCACCGCCCAGCGGGCCCGCGCCCGGTACGCGTCGCGGCTGGCGCTGTCGCTGGCCGGCCTGCGGCAGCTGGACCGGGCCGCCGAGGTGGTCGGGCCGGCCCTGGACGTGGTCCGGTCGGTGGACTCCGCCACCGCCCGCTACGACCTGGGCCAGCTCAACCGGGTGGTCCGGCGGTGGCGCGACGACGCCACCGTCCGGCAGCTGATGCCCCGGCTCACCGCGGCGCTGCGCGTCACCCCCGCGTCACCGACGGAGCTGGCGAGCTGA
- the htpG gene encoding molecular chaperone HtpG translates to MGNRSETLEFQAEARQLLQLMVHSIYSNKDVFLRELVSNASDALDKLRLESMVDKDLDADVSDLHIDVEVDRDARTLTVRDNGIGMSREDVVSLIGTIAKSGTAELLRKLRESKDAGASQELIGQFGVGFYATFMVADKVTLLTRRAGQSGGTRWESTGEGTYVVEAVDEAPQGTSVTVHLKPEDAEDNLHDYTSDWKIREIVKRYSDFIAWPIRMTVQRPGQDGATETETQTLNSMKALWARPRAEVDESEYHEFYKHVSHDWADPLETIHMRGEGTFEYDALLFLPSHAPLDLFSPQGRRGVQLYVKRVFIMDDCDALMPNYLRFVKGVVDAHDLSLNISREILQQDRQIRVVRRRLVKKVLSTVKEMRERDAERYLTFWKEFGAVVKEGLVDDADNQSAILDVVSVASTHDPAELTTLAGYVERMKDGQEEIYYATGESRSMIENSPHMEAFQAKGYEVLLLTDPVDEVWVERVGQFDGRQLRSIAKGQVDLDTDEDKAKQEADRKEYAELLTWLGGALADQVKEVRLSSRLTTSPACVVGDAHDMTPTLEKMYRAMGHEVPQVKRILELNPGHPLVTGLRQAYDADRDSAALTETAELLYGLALLAEGGELADPSRFTRLLADRLARTL, encoded by the coding sequence GTGGGCAACCGGAGCGAGACGCTGGAGTTCCAGGCCGAGGCGCGTCAGCTGTTGCAGCTGATGGTGCACTCGATCTACTCGAACAAGGACGTCTTCCTGCGGGAACTGGTCTCGAACGCCTCGGACGCGCTGGACAAGCTGCGCCTGGAGTCGATGGTCGACAAGGACCTCGACGCCGACGTGTCCGACCTGCACATCGACGTCGAGGTCGACCGGGACGCCCGCACCCTGACCGTGCGGGACAACGGCATCGGCATGTCCCGCGAGGACGTGGTGTCGCTGATCGGCACGATCGCCAAGTCGGGCACCGCCGAGCTGCTGCGCAAGCTGCGCGAATCCAAGGACGCCGGGGCGTCGCAGGAGCTCATCGGGCAGTTCGGGGTCGGTTTCTACGCCACCTTCATGGTGGCCGACAAGGTCACCCTGCTCACCCGCCGGGCCGGGCAGTCCGGCGGCACCCGCTGGGAGTCCACCGGCGAGGGCACGTACGTCGTGGAGGCGGTCGACGAGGCGCCGCAGGGCACGTCGGTCACCGTGCACCTCAAGCCCGAGGACGCCGAGGACAACCTGCACGACTACACCTCCGACTGGAAGATCCGGGAGATCGTCAAGCGGTACTCGGACTTCATCGCCTGGCCGATCCGGATGACCGTGCAGCGGCCCGGGCAGGACGGCGCGACCGAGACCGAGACGCAGACGCTCAACTCGATGAAGGCGCTCTGGGCCCGTCCGCGCGCCGAGGTCGACGAGAGCGAGTACCACGAGTTCTACAAGCACGTCAGCCACGACTGGGCCGACCCGCTGGAGACCATCCACATGCGGGGCGAGGGCACCTTCGAGTACGACGCGCTGCTCTTCCTGCCGTCGCACGCCCCGCTGGACCTGTTCTCCCCGCAGGGCCGCCGCGGCGTGCAGCTCTACGTCAAGCGCGTGTTCATCATGGACGACTGCGATGCGCTGATGCCCAACTACCTGCGCTTCGTCAAGGGCGTGGTGGACGCGCACGACCTGTCGCTGAACATCTCCCGGGAGATCCTCCAGCAGGACCGGCAGATCCGGGTGGTCCGCCGCCGGCTGGTCAAGAAGGTCCTGTCCACCGTCAAGGAGATGCGTGAGCGGGACGCCGAGCGCTACCTGACCTTCTGGAAGGAGTTCGGGGCGGTCGTCAAGGAGGGCCTGGTCGACGACGCCGACAACCAGTCGGCGATCCTCGACGTCGTCTCCGTCGCCTCCACGCACGACCCGGCCGAGCTGACCACTTTGGCCGGCTACGTCGAGCGGATGAAGGACGGCCAGGAGGAGATCTACTACGCCACCGGCGAGTCCCGGTCGATGATCGAGAACTCGCCGCACATGGAGGCGTTCCAGGCCAAGGGGTACGAGGTCCTGCTGCTCACCGACCCGGTGGACGAGGTCTGGGTGGAGCGCGTCGGCCAGTTCGACGGCCGGCAGCTCCGCTCGATCGCCAAGGGCCAGGTCGACCTGGACACCGACGAGGACAAGGCCAAGCAGGAGGCCGACCGCAAGGAGTACGCCGAGCTGCTGACCTGGCTCGGCGGCGCCCTGGCCGACCAGGTCAAGGAGGTCCGCCTCTCCAGCCGGCTGACCACCTCCCCGGCCTGTGTGGTGGGCGACGCCCACGACATGACGCCCACGCTGGAGAAGATGTACCGGGCGATGGGGCACGAGGTCCCGCAGGTCAAGCGGATCCTGGAGCTGAACCCGGGGCACCCGCTGGTGACCGGGCTGCGTCAGGCGTACGACGCGGACCGCGACTCGGCGGCGCTGACCGAGACCGCCGAGCTGCTCTACGGTCTGGCCCTGCTCGCCGAGGGTGGGGAACTGGCCGACCCGTCCCGGTTCACCCGGCTGCTGGCCGACCGGCTGGCCCGTACGCTCTGA
- a CDS encoding toll/interleukin-1 receptor domain-containing protein, translating to MLPPVLELYVLWHPDDPAGAEIAGQVEEHFQGDAFTGLIGGAVEVFVRSRGWRGGDDVPRPIPLPAAVPPGDPAPATFVAVVPVLGPGLALACQRADGPWHRYLTTLVDGCRADPAHVGVYPMVLTEAAVHRTRLGALLDGHQRLDVAGPAGETVVERRGRELSQALAQLLRGTGGRALTVFVSHSRRADPEDQERASRLVGRVRELIADTRLDQFFDAHSIQAGSDWARVLRDNARRCALLAVRGDHYSGRKWCQEEVRLAKCAGVPIVVLDDLRRGDDRGSFLMDHVPRVRVHGDRPDDGIRRGLRKLVDECLSRALWEQQRRVAHRHRPDLRVDWWAPRSPEPTTFVDWLHRARPAGGQPPGGTVRILHPDPPLGPQERLVLDQLARAAGYADGVDVLTPRLLAARAG from the coding sequence ATGCTGCCGCCCGTGCTCGAGCTCTACGTCCTCTGGCATCCCGACGACCCCGCGGGCGCCGAGATCGCCGGCCAGGTCGAGGAGCACTTCCAGGGAGACGCGTTCACCGGCCTGATCGGCGGCGCCGTCGAGGTCTTCGTCCGCTCCCGGGGTTGGCGCGGCGGCGACGACGTCCCGCGGCCCATCCCGCTGCCCGCCGCCGTACCCCCGGGTGACCCGGCGCCGGCGACGTTCGTGGCCGTGGTGCCGGTCCTCGGCCCGGGCCTGGCCCTGGCCTGCCAGCGGGCCGACGGGCCGTGGCACCGTTACCTGACGACGCTGGTCGACGGGTGCCGAGCCGACCCGGCGCACGTCGGCGTCTACCCGATGGTGCTCACCGAGGCGGCGGTGCACCGCACCCGGCTCGGCGCGCTGCTCGACGGCCACCAGCGTCTGGACGTCGCCGGGCCGGCGGGGGAGACGGTGGTGGAACGTCGCGGACGGGAGCTGAGCCAGGCCCTCGCCCAACTGCTGCGGGGCACCGGCGGCCGGGCGCTGACGGTCTTCGTCAGCCACAGCCGCCGCGCCGATCCGGAGGACCAGGAACGCGCCAGCCGCCTCGTCGGGCGGGTCCGGGAGTTGATCGCCGACACCCGCCTGGACCAGTTCTTCGACGCGCACAGCATCCAGGCGGGCTCCGACTGGGCCCGGGTGCTGCGGGACAACGCCCGCCGGTGCGCGCTGCTGGCCGTCCGCGGCGACCACTACTCCGGGCGCAAGTGGTGCCAGGAGGAGGTGCGGCTGGCCAAGTGCGCCGGGGTGCCGATCGTCGTCCTGGACGACCTGCGGCGCGGCGACGACCGGGGCTCCTTCCTCATGGACCATGTGCCCCGGGTCCGGGTCCACGGCGACCGGCCCGACGACGGCATCCGCCGGGGCCTGCGCAAGCTGGTCGACGAGTGTCTCAGCCGCGCGCTCTGGGAGCAGCAGCGCCGGGTCGCCCACCGCCACCGGCCCGACCTGCGGGTCGACTGGTGGGCGCCGCGGTCGCCCGAACCCACCACGTTCGTCGACTGGCTGCACCGCGCGCGGCCGGCGGGCGGGCAGCCACCCGGTGGTACGGTCCGGATACTGCACCCGGACCCACCACTGGGACCGCAGGAGCGCCTCGTCCTCGACCAGCTGGCCCGTGCCGCGGGTTACGCCGACGGGGTGGACGTGCTCACCCCGCGGCTGCTCGCCGCGCGGGCCGGCTGA
- a CDS encoding S8 family serine peptidase translates to MSVRTPMHLAVALATATALLPAASAAAAEPDPPQRAAQPAALPESPAPTSTFLVGVRPAAPDRRTAAAPARLADDLAAVGRATGRTLTVARVLATGDLLVRADRPLAADRATTVLDQLRRRADVDWASADRRIQAGTDGAAEQWDLDDPVGGVYLGPARESGATGAGVTVAVLDTGITAHPELAANVVPGYDFVSSAADARDGDGRDADPTDQGDWQEPGDCGEEFRPSSWHGTHVAGTIAARDDRAGTVGVAPDARIQPVRVLGRCGGTTADLVDAIVWASGGNVPGVPDNPTPARVLNLSLGAPGGCDPATQAAVDGAVARGVTVVVSAGNASADAAGFSPAGCAGVVTVAASDDAGERAGYSNRGTAVELAAPGGDRTRGVLSTVNTGRTVAEDAGYAAYAGTSMAAPHVAGAAALLLAIRPDLSPDRITELLRRTARPAVRPDDCACGAGVLDVDLALRAATGHPGDTARVLVTAGVRPGEPLVDAAGVHLAGTLGRLGTGLPDWDPAALRLRRVGPTGPYRTVLTVPAGAELEYKYTLGGWDHVEQDYTDSDAGCFDVDNRHLTVAPAGAVQTVDDLTGSFRGLWPCDR, encoded by the coding sequence GTGTCCGTCCGTACCCCGATGCACCTCGCGGTGGCGCTCGCAACCGCCACCGCCCTGCTGCCCGCGGCCTCCGCCGCGGCGGCGGAACCCGACCCCCCGCAACGGGCAGCGCAGCCCGCCGCGCTCCCCGAATCCCCGGCGCCGACCAGCACCTTCCTGGTCGGCGTCCGTCCGGCGGCCCCCGACCGCCGCACCGCCGCGGCACCGGCGCGGCTCGCCGACGACCTGGCCGCCGTCGGCCGCGCCACCGGCCGCACCCTCACCGTGGCACGGGTGCTGGCCACCGGCGACCTGCTGGTCCGCGCGGACCGCCCGCTGGCCGCCGACCGGGCCACGACGGTGCTCGACCAGCTCCGCCGCCGCGCCGACGTCGACTGGGCGAGCGCCGACCGCAGGATCCAGGCCGGCACGGATGGAGCCGCCGAGCAGTGGGACCTCGACGATCCCGTCGGCGGCGTCTACCTCGGGCCGGCCCGGGAGAGCGGGGCGACCGGCGCGGGCGTGACCGTCGCGGTGCTGGACACCGGCATCACCGCCCACCCCGAGCTGGCCGCGAACGTGGTCCCGGGCTACGACTTCGTCAGCTCCGCGGCCGACGCCCGCGACGGTGACGGACGCGACGCCGACCCCACCGACCAGGGCGACTGGCAGGAACCCGGCGACTGCGGCGAGGAGTTCCGGCCCAGCAGCTGGCACGGTACCCACGTCGCCGGCACCATCGCCGCCCGCGACGACCGGGCCGGCACCGTGGGCGTCGCCCCGGACGCCCGGATCCAGCCGGTCCGGGTCCTCGGCCGCTGCGGCGGCACCACCGCCGACCTGGTCGACGCCATCGTCTGGGCCTCCGGCGGCAACGTCCCCGGGGTGCCGGACAACCCGACCCCGGCGCGGGTGCTCAACCTCAGCCTCGGCGCGCCCGGCGGCTGCGATCCGGCCACCCAGGCCGCCGTCGACGGCGCGGTGGCCCGGGGCGTCACCGTCGTGGTCTCCGCCGGCAACGCGAGCGCCGACGCCGCCGGGTTCAGCCCGGCCGGCTGCGCCGGAGTGGTGACGGTCGCCGCCAGCGACGACGCGGGTGAGCGGGCCGGCTACTCCAACCGGGGTACGGCCGTCGAGCTGGCCGCCCCCGGCGGCGACCGGACGCGCGGGGTGCTCTCCACCGTCAACACGGGCCGCACCGTCGCCGAGGACGCCGGCTACGCCGCGTACGCGGGCACCAGCATGGCCGCCCCACACGTCGCCGGGGCGGCGGCGCTGCTGCTCGCCATCCGGCCCGACCTCTCCCCCGACCGGATCACCGAGCTGCTGCGGCGTACCGCCCGCCCGGCCGTACGCCCCGACGACTGCGCCTGCGGCGCCGGTGTACTCGACGTGGACCTGGCCCTGCGCGCCGCCACCGGCCACCCCGGCGACACCGCCCGGGTGCTGGTCACCGCCGGCGTACGCCCCGGGGAGCCGCTGGTCGACGCCGCCGGGGTGCACCTGGCCGGCACGCTGGGCCGGCTCGGCACCGGGCTGCCCGACTGGGACCCCGCCGCCCTGCGGCTGCGCCGGGTGGGCCCGACCGGCCCGTACCGCACGGTGCTCACCGTGCCGGCCGGGGCCGAGCTGGAGTACAAGTACACCCTCGGCGGCTGGGACCACGTCGAGCAGGACTACACCGACAGCGACGCCGGCTGCTTCGACGTCGACAACCGGCACCTCACCGTCGCCCCGGCCGGGGCCGTGCAGACCGTCGACGACCTCACCGGCAGCTTCCGCGGTCTCTGGCCGTGCGACCGGTGA
- the smpB gene encoding SsrA-binding protein SmpB, translated as MARENGRKLIASNKKARHDYEILKTYEAGLVLAGTEVKSLREGRVSLVDAFAQEHDGELMLHGLHIAEYGFGSWTNHAPRRTRKLLLHRVEIGRILEKLREGGFALVPLSMYFANGWAKVELGLARGKKSYDKRQALAERDAKREIARELGRRLKGRSPARPRS; from the coding sequence GTGGCCAGGGAGAACGGGCGCAAGCTCATCGCCTCGAACAAGAAGGCACGGCACGACTACGAGATCCTCAAGACCTACGAGGCGGGGCTGGTGCTGGCCGGCACCGAGGTGAAGTCGCTGCGTGAGGGGCGGGTGTCGCTGGTCGACGCGTTCGCCCAGGAGCACGACGGCGAGCTGATGCTGCACGGGCTGCACATCGCCGAGTACGGCTTCGGCAGCTGGACCAACCACGCGCCCCGGCGTACCCGCAAGCTGCTGCTGCACCGGGTGGAGATCGGCCGGATCCTGGAGAAGCTGCGCGAAGGCGGCTTCGCCCTGGTGCCGCTGTCGATGTACTTCGCCAACGGCTGGGCCAAGGTCGAGTTGGGGCTGGCCCGGGGCAAGAAGTCGTACGACAAGCGGCAGGCGCTCGCCGAGCGGGACGCCAAGCGGGAGATCGCCCGGGAGCTGGGCCGCCGCCTCAAGGGCCGTAGCCCCGCCCGCCCCCGGTCCTGA
- a CDS encoding glycoside hydrolase family 16 protein, whose protein sequence is MRSIRTIAAVALASVGLTVALTATTAAPAAAGPGAVTWSDDFTGAAGSPPDAGRWRYDTGGSGWGNNELQYYTTSTRNAALDGNGNLVITARKENPSGYGCWYGSCQYTSARLLTRGTFAQAYGRFEARIKIPRGQGLWPAFWMLGNDIATNPWPNSGEIDIMENVGYQPSTVYGTIHGPGYSGAGGLGGNTSLPGGQALADAFHTYTVDWAPDSITWYLDGVTYSRKTPADVGGNKWVFDHPFFMLLNVAVGGNWPGSPDASTSFPQTMVVDYVRVQAWDTGGSTTGPIVGYGGKCVDVAGANPANGTAVQLWTCNGTAAQAWTWASDGSVRALGKCLDVTAGSTASGAKVQLYDCNGTGAQKWVFSSAGDIVNPQANKCLDATGVSSADGTRLQIWDCTGGANQKWGR, encoded by the coding sequence GTGCGCAGCATCCGTACCATCGCCGCCGTGGCGCTGGCGAGCGTCGGCCTGACCGTCGCGCTCACCGCCACCACCGCCGCACCGGCCGCGGCCGGCCCCGGCGCCGTCACCTGGTCCGACGACTTCACCGGCGCCGCCGGCTCACCCCCCGACGCCGGCCGCTGGCGCTACGACACCGGCGGCAGCGGCTGGGGCAACAACGAGCTGCAGTACTACACCACCAGCACCCGCAACGCCGCCCTCGACGGCAACGGCAACCTGGTCATCACCGCCCGCAAGGAGAACCCGTCCGGCTACGGCTGCTGGTACGGCAGCTGCCAGTACACCTCGGCGCGACTGCTGACCCGCGGCACCTTCGCCCAGGCGTACGGCCGGTTCGAGGCGCGGATCAAGATCCCCCGCGGCCAGGGCCTGTGGCCGGCGTTCTGGATGCTCGGCAACGACATCGCCACCAACCCGTGGCCCAACAGCGGCGAGATCGACATCATGGAGAACGTCGGCTACCAACCGTCCACCGTGTACGGCACCATCCACGGACCCGGCTACTCCGGCGCCGGCGGGCTCGGCGGCAACACCTCACTGCCCGGCGGGCAGGCCCTCGCCGACGCCTTCCACACCTACACCGTCGACTGGGCGCCGGACTCCATCACCTGGTACCTCGACGGCGTCACGTACTCCCGCAAGACCCCCGCCGACGTAGGCGGCAACAAGTGGGTCTTCGATCACCCGTTCTTCATGCTGCTCAACGTCGCCGTCGGCGGCAACTGGCCCGGCTCCCCGGACGCCAGCACGTCCTTCCCGCAGACCATGGTCGTCGACTACGTCCGGGTCCAGGCGTGGGACACCGGCGGCAGCACCACCGGCCCGATCGTCGGATACGGCGGCAAGTGCGTCGACGTGGCCGGCGCCAACCCGGCCAACGGCACCGCCGTACAGCTCTGGACCTGCAACGGCACCGCCGCGCAGGCGTGGACCTGGGCGTCCGACGGCTCGGTCCGCGCCCTCGGCAAGTGCCTGGACGTCACCGCCGGGTCGACCGCCAGCGGGGCCAAGGTGCAGCTCTACGACTGCAACGGCACCGGCGCCCAGAAGTGGGTCTTCAGCTCGGCCGGGGACATCGTCAACCCGCAGGCCAACAAGTGCCTCGACGC